From Saccharothrix espanaensis DSM 44229, the proteins below share one genomic window:
- a CDS encoding TIGR02611 family protein produces MTAEKRDEQTEPSGHRHRFRRNPALNLTYRIGVGVVGGLVLVGGILMIPYPGPGWLVVFAGLAILATEFEWAGRVLRFAKRYYDAWVEWLKRQNLLVKALVLAATALVVAVTCWLLGAFALVGGWFGLDWPWLQSPIFGSKG; encoded by the coding sequence ATGACCGCTGAGAAGCGCGACGAGCAGACCGAGCCGAGCGGCCACCGCCACCGGTTCCGCCGCAACCCTGCGCTGAACCTGACCTACCGCATCGGGGTGGGCGTCGTCGGCGGCCTGGTGCTGGTCGGCGGGATCCTGATGATCCCGTACCCCGGGCCGGGTTGGCTGGTGGTGTTCGCCGGGTTGGCGATCCTGGCGACGGAGTTCGAGTGGGCGGGCCGCGTGCTGCGGTTCGCGAAGCGGTACTACGACGCGTGGGTCGAGTGGCTCAAGCGCCAGAACCTCCTCGTGAAGGCGCTCGTCCTGGCCGCCACCGCCCTCGTGGTCGCCGTGACGTGCTGGCTGCTCGGGGCGTTCGCGCTGGTCGGAGGCTGGTTCGGGCTCGACTGGCCGTGGTTGCAGAGCCCGATTTTTGGATCCAAGGGTTGA
- a CDS encoding tyrosine-type recombinase/integrase: MESDQRRGKFVDPRLAQTRFGDWVREWVQAHDVSAVTWATYDSHLRNHILPRFADPELGDITRMTIKVWAKQLRRELSERSVDDVVNLLSRIMGEAVDEELIGANPCRKLRLATGDQPERPHATAAQIAGLADRVSPGNAALIVTAAYTGMRWGELTGLQWTRVDTANREIRIDGKDGALHEVGGKLTLGPPKTPASVRTVHLPRFLADLLDDHHDRHPTARFVFTGGDGALHRRSNFRRRVWLPALRGDTATGRPRINPDMHFHDLRHTHKTWLIEDGVPEVLQHKRIGHKFHGVMGVYSHVTRPMIDAMLAGLQYRWEQTREQTGSTNP; encoded by the coding sequence GTGGAGTCCGACCAGCGACGCGGAAAGTTCGTCGACCCCCGGCTGGCGCAGACCCGGTTCGGCGACTGGGTGCGCGAATGGGTCCAGGCCCACGACGTCAGCGCCGTCACCTGGGCCACCTACGACTCGCACCTGCGCAACCACATCCTGCCCCGCTTCGCCGACCCCGAACTGGGCGACATCACCCGGATGACGATCAAGGTCTGGGCCAAGCAGCTACGACGCGAGCTCAGCGAACGCAGCGTCGACGACGTGGTCAACCTCCTGTCGCGGATCATGGGCGAAGCCGTCGACGAGGAACTGATCGGCGCCAACCCCTGCCGCAAACTCCGCCTCGCCACCGGTGACCAACCCGAACGACCCCACGCCACCGCCGCCCAGATCGCCGGCCTGGCCGACCGCGTGTCCCCCGGCAACGCCGCCCTGATCGTCACAGCCGCCTACACCGGCATGCGCTGGGGTGAACTGACCGGCCTGCAATGGACACGGGTCGACACGGCCAACCGGGAGATCCGCATCGACGGCAAAGACGGTGCCCTGCACGAGGTCGGCGGCAAACTCACCCTCGGACCGCCCAAGACGCCCGCCAGCGTCCGCACCGTCCATCTACCCCGGTTCCTGGCCGACCTGCTCGACGACCACCACGACCGCCACCCCACCGCCCGCTTCGTCTTCACCGGAGGCGACGGGGCACTACACCGACGTTCCAACTTCCGCCGCCGCGTCTGGCTACCCGCGCTCCGCGGCGACACCGCCACCGGCCGACCGCGGATCAACCCCGACATGCACTTCCACGACCTGCGCCACACCCACAAGACCTGGCTCATCGAGGACGGCGTCCCCGAAGTCCTCCAGCACAAACGCATCGGCCACAAGTTCCACGGGGTCATGGGTGTCTACTCCCACGTCACCCGACCCATGATCGATGCCATGCTCGCCGGACTCCAATACCGCTGGGAGCAAACACGGGAGCAAACGGGAAGCACGAACCCGTGA
- a CDS encoding RNA polymerase sigma factor, with protein MADSPAPAPRPEPDGRPSDASLVERVSAGDRGAFGELYDRYARPAYSLARRICVDPDLAEDVVQEAFLALWRNPAGYDRARGGFGTWLMTVVHHRAVDAVRRENTQRRRNVPLTDEASERNVPPADGADHAALTGVVGAEVREALKRLPEDQRQVIALAYLGGYTQIEVAALTGIPLGTVKSRTFAAIRRLRTSLRSVWAGETGGETTGAHR; from the coding sequence GTGGCTGACTCACCCGCTCCGGCGCCCCGACCCGAGCCTGACGGGCGTCCTTCCGACGCGTCGCTGGTCGAGCGGGTTTCCGCCGGTGACCGGGGTGCGTTCGGAGAACTGTACGACCGCTATGCCCGGCCGGCCTATTCGCTCGCGAGGCGAATATGCGTCGATCCGGACCTGGCGGAGGACGTCGTCCAAGAGGCGTTCCTCGCGCTGTGGCGCAATCCCGCCGGCTACGACCGGGCACGGGGTGGCTTCGGCACGTGGTTGATGACCGTGGTGCACCACCGCGCGGTGGACGCCGTGCGTCGGGAGAACACGCAGCGTCGACGAAACGTGCCGCTGACCGACGAGGCGTCCGAACGCAACGTGCCGCCCGCGGACGGTGCGGACCACGCGGCGCTGACCGGCGTCGTGGGCGCCGAGGTACGGGAGGCACTCAAACGGCTTCCCGAGGACCAGCGGCAGGTGATCGCCTTGGCCTACCTGGGCGGCTACACGCAGATAGAAGTCGCGGCCCTGACCGGAATACCCCTGGGGACGGTCAAGTCGCGCACGTTCGCCGCGATCCGCAGGCTGCGGACCTCGCTGCGATCGGTATGGGCCGGGGAGACCGGCGGCGAGACGACGGGAGCACATCGGTGA
- a CDS encoding MarR family transcriptional regulator, with amino-acid sequence MRFDDAPPSSMTHSQMRLLGTLEEIESARQHRLAQALSVSDPAIPRALRPLEADGLIQVAVAPEHARRRLGWPPITLHRSFLFTFREARHTHATWMAEDGITVVARRPGSVRR; translated from the coding sequence GTGCGGTTCGACGACGCCCCGCCCAGCAGCATGACCCACAGCCAGATGCGGCTGTTGGGTACGCTGGAGGAGATCGAATCGGCGAGGCAGCACCGCTTGGCGCAAGCGCTGTCGGTGTCCGACCCGGCGATCCCCCGGGCGCTGCGGCCACTCGAAGCGGACGGCCTGATACAGGTCGCCGTCGCCCCCGAACACGCGCGGCGACGCCTCGGCTGGCCGCCGATCACACTCCACCGATCCTTCCTGTTCACCTTCCGTGAAGCACGTCACACGCATGCGACTTGGATGGCCGAGGACGGCATCACGGTGGTTGCTCGACGGCCCGGCTCGGTCAGAAGATGA
- a CDS encoding CAP family protein — protein MNGKSSFAMAGTVVTLTTALCLGSAPFHAVADDLRDQALAEHNTARARHGAAALTWNDALTASTTEYAKQCKFAHSDHQGQYGENLYASENPDTSVRDATDAWMAEAAGYDYDQPRFSPETGHFTQMVWKATTSVTVAVVNCPAGTIFSQPSVYVVARYAPQGNIAGQFAENVGRPS, from the coding sequence GTGAACGGTAAAAGCAGCTTCGCCATGGCGGGAACAGTTGTGACTCTGACAACGGCGCTGTGCCTTGGTTCCGCGCCCTTTCACGCGGTCGCCGACGACCTGCGCGACCAGGCCCTCGCGGAACACAACACCGCGAGGGCGCGGCACGGCGCTGCGGCCTTGACTTGGAACGATGCCCTGACTGCCTCCACCACGGAGTACGCGAAGCAGTGCAAGTTCGCCCACTCCGACCACCAGGGCCAGTACGGCGAGAACCTCTATGCGAGCGAGAACCCCGACACGAGCGTCCGCGACGCCACCGACGCCTGGATGGCGGAGGCAGCCGGCTACGACTACGACCAGCCGCGCTTCTCCCCCGAGACCGGGCACTTCACGCAGATGGTCTGGAAGGCCACCACCTCGGTGACAGTGGCCGTCGTGAACTGCCCTGCCGGCACCATCTTCTCCCAGCCGTCGGTGTACGTCGTCGCCCGGTACGCCCCGCAGGGGAACATCGCCGGGCAGTTTGCGGAGAACGTCGGCCGACCCTCCTGA
- a CDS encoding anti-sigma factor, whose translation MTGEQRDECPQEELAVGWAMHSLEPDEEARLRAHLPGCARCRRTVRATEEVTAALGGSVRQYEPPARLKSRLMAEIEHTPQEHVAPGRPSAPSAPSVRSAPSVPSTPSVPSTPPAPVRLDERRKTGIGRRLLAAAAVVVALAAVGVAGVRYSQLDAQIAAQQQQNQELSKALELAANPRTNRAVLRSPSGDPIATVLSADAEAAVMELKLAPNATDQTYVMWGKSTPEPVALATFSVKSGANMQFLSWTSNAHQHKVFAISLEPGQVAPAKPSDVLASGQVGNA comes from the coding sequence GTGACCGGGGAGCAGAGGGACGAGTGCCCTCAGGAGGAGCTCGCGGTCGGTTGGGCGATGCACTCGCTCGAACCGGACGAGGAGGCGCGGCTGCGCGCCCACCTGCCGGGCTGCGCGCGGTGCCGGCGAACGGTTCGGGCCACCGAAGAGGTGACCGCCGCGCTAGGTGGTTCGGTGCGCCAGTACGAACCGCCGGCCCGCCTGAAGTCGCGTCTGATGGCCGAGATCGAGCACACACCGCAGGAGCACGTCGCACCGGGCCGTCCGTCGGCCCCGTCGGCCCCGTCGGTTCGGTCGGCACCTTCGGTTCCGTCGACGCCTTCGGTTCCGTCGACGCCGCCCGCGCCGGTCCGGCTGGACGAGCGGCGCAAAACCGGCATCGGACGTCGGTTGCTCGCGGCGGCCGCGGTGGTCGTGGCGCTGGCTGCGGTCGGTGTCGCGGGAGTGCGGTACAGCCAGCTGGACGCCCAGATCGCGGCGCAGCAGCAGCAGAACCAGGAGCTGTCCAAGGCCCTGGAACTCGCGGCGAACCCGCGAACGAACCGGGCCGTGCTGCGCTCGCCGTCCGGTGATCCGATCGCGACCGTGCTGTCCGCCGATGCCGAGGCCGCCGTGATGGAGCTGAAGCTCGCGCCGAACGCGACCGACCAGACCTACGTGATGTGGGGCAAGAGCACGCCGGAGCCGGTCGCGCTGGCCACGTTCAGCGTGAAGTCGGGCGCGAACATGCAGTTCCTGAGCTGGACGAGCAACGCGCACCAGCACAAGGTGTTCGCGATTTCCCTGGAGCCCGGCCAAGTTGCACCTGCCAAGCCGTCCGATGTGCTGGCCTCGGGTCAGGTGGGCAACGCGTGA
- a CDS encoding STAS domain-containing protein, giving the protein MDIREQPPLPPPFATQVAWDGAAAVVRVQGELDDSTSPRLRGLLGDLRQKQPAVVVIDLREVSLLASAGLAVLIAVHDQFLPDAKVKVVAPSTTPAMRSVLLTSLDQLLDVHPTVEAALTSDQADQSPPK; this is encoded by the coding sequence GTGGACATACGCGAGCAGCCTCCTTTGCCGCCGCCGTTCGCGACCCAGGTGGCGTGGGACGGCGCGGCGGCCGTGGTCCGCGTCCAGGGCGAACTCGACGACAGCACGTCCCCACGACTGCGCGGCCTGCTCGGCGACCTCCGGCAGAAGCAACCCGCGGTCGTCGTCATCGACCTGCGCGAGGTCAGCCTGCTCGCCTCGGCAGGACTGGCGGTACTGATCGCCGTGCACGACCAGTTCCTGCCCGACGCCAAGGTCAAGGTGGTGGCCCCCTCGACCACGCCCGCCATGCGGTCGGTGCTGCTCACCAGCCTGGATCAGCTGCTGGACGTGCACCCCACGGTCGAGGCCGCGCTCACGTCCGATCAGGCCGACCAATCGCCTCCGAAGTGA
- a CDS encoding transposase has protein sequence MRFPGHTAWRRLREWQDAGVWDRLHQLVLDELSNIDELDCTRGCIDAVSVRSKRGAS, from the coding sequence ATGCGGTTTCCGGGGCACACCGCGTGGCGGCGGTTACGTGAGTGGCAGGACGCTGGTGTGTGGGACCGGCTGCACCAGCTCGTGCTCGACGAGCTGTCCAACATCGACGAACTCGACTGCACCAGAGGCTGCATCGACGCGGTGTCGGTGCGGTCGAAAAGAGGGGCGAGCTGA
- a CDS encoding transposase: MRRERATAAHHVVGGKHPRQHAVRAAAGHEPDRAWPPRAGRPRCRPDKLHADKGYDYRRCRRYMTRRGIKVRIARRGIEGKSRLGRVRWVVERTISWLLRFKRLGLRYDRTERTTPALPTPARTVINVRRLIKIELCDQV; encoded by the coding sequence GTGCGACGCGAACGGGCTACCGCTGCACATCATGTTGTCGGCGGCAAACACCCACGACAGCATGCTGTTCGAGCCGCTGCCGGACACGAACCCGACCGTGCGTGGCCACCACGGGCGGGCCGGCCACGATGCCGACCGGACAAGTTGCACGCCGACAAGGGCTACGACTACCGCCGCTGCCGCCGCTACATGACCCGCCGCGGTATCAAGGTCCGTATCGCCCGGCGCGGGATTGAGGGCAAGTCCCGCCTCGGCCGGGTCCGCTGGGTCGTCGAACGCACCATCTCCTGGCTGCTGCGGTTCAAACGCCTCGGGCTGCGCTACGACCGGACCGAACGCACCACGCCGGCGCTACCCACGCCGGCCCGCACCGTGATCAACGTCCGCCGGCTCATAAAGATCGAGCTCTGCGACCAGGTCTAA
- a CDS encoding GAF and ANTAR domain-containing protein encodes MTQHTDAAVPGLAAELAEMTRLVEDDEHQTVAGRFADHLVRTVPGCDLAFLAITGDDGFEIAVTTGQAPLTPLSKDGAAGDGVVHDDPIREVLRYREPRRLGDTAEDRRWPLFASRLALHGYRSCLVLPLPTERSPTAALTLLSREAHRFNDHSYDVILLIALHAGVALDNIDLVHHSRQMVRHLTTALDTRHTIGLAQGLLMRHFSCDTDGGFTLLRTASQHTNRKLRDVATDLVEAHERGELAKALALHRLTGDGAPKPDGVPT; translated from the coding sequence ATGACACAGCACACGGATGCCGCCGTTCCGGGACTGGCCGCCGAGCTGGCCGAGATGACCCGGCTGGTCGAGGACGACGAACACCAGACCGTCGCGGGCCGGTTCGCCGACCACCTCGTCCGCACCGTTCCCGGCTGCGACCTGGCCTTCCTCGCCATCACCGGCGACGACGGCTTCGAGATCGCCGTGACCACCGGCCAAGCGCCACTCACCCCCCTGTCGAAAGACGGCGCGGCGGGCGACGGCGTGGTGCACGACGACCCGATCCGCGAGGTGCTCCGCTACCGCGAACCCCGCCGGCTGGGCGACACGGCCGAGGACCGCCGGTGGCCGCTGTTCGCCTCCCGGCTGGCCCTGCACGGCTACCGCAGCTGCCTGGTGCTGCCGCTGCCCACCGAACGCTCCCCGACCGCCGCCCTGACACTGTTGTCCCGCGAGGCCCACCGGTTCAACGACCACTCCTACGACGTCATCCTCTTGATCGCGCTGCACGCCGGCGTCGCCCTCGACAACATCGACCTGGTCCACCACAGCAGACAAATGGTGCGCCACCTCACCACCGCGCTCGACACGCGCCACACCATCGGCCTGGCCCAGGGCCTGCTCATGCGCCACTTCTCCTGTGACACCGACGGCGGCTTCACGTTGTTGCGCACGGCGTCGCAGCACACCAACCGCAAGCTTCGTGACGTCGCCACCGACCTGGTGGAAGCGCACGAACGAGGCGAACTCGCCAAGGCGCTGGCCCTCCACCGCCTCACCGGGGACGGGGCACCGAAACCAGACGGCGTGCCGACCTGA
- a CDS encoding SsgA family sporulation/cell division regulator encodes MRNDHVTLRSTAVFDLLAPRTPAVPVQVELRYDTKDPYAVVAAFRTGRAGWVEWVYARDLLADGLIADAGDGDVRIRPAADDPEVVVIELSSPSGHAMFEASAQELADFLDRTYDVVVPGNEHLWVDVDEALTHLISNDLT; translated from the coding sequence ATGCGCAATGACCACGTGACGCTCCGCTCAACAGCGGTCTTCGACCTGCTGGCACCCAGGACCCCGGCTGTCCCGGTGCAGGTGGAGCTTCGTTATGACACGAAAGATCCCTACGCAGTAGTGGCCGCGTTCCGCACAGGACGTGCCGGCTGGGTCGAATGGGTGTACGCCCGCGACCTGCTGGCCGACGGCCTGATCGCCGACGCGGGAGACGGCGACGTCCGGATCCGCCCGGCCGCTGACGACCCCGAGGTCGTCGTGATCGAACTGAGTTCACCGTCCGGCCACGCCATGTTCGAGGCGTCGGCCCAAGAGTTGGCCGACTTCCTGGACCGCACGTACGACGTGGTGGTGCCCGGCAACGAGCACCTGTGGGTCGACGTGGACGAGGCCCTGACCCACCTGATCTCCAACGATCTGACCTGA
- a CDS encoding cold-shock protein, whose protein sequence is MPQGTVRWFDAERGFGFLAPEDGSPDVFVHASEIVEDGGAKVLREGQAVVFEVGENDRGPQALRVRVTADAATGSAVGLLGTVNWYEPGKGYGFASPDGGGADIFVHSSAIVTGGVVTEGQRVAFLIVEGERGPQAGHVIPLGAGAGSPAAAGISDGADGTVAWYDEDKGFGFINPDSGAGDIFVHAQALAEGLTWLAEGDRVAYEVASGDKGPQARDVHLVRSAEPQTAPRRSAPAAAAGPAARDVPVRGGEGVVARYDGDRGFGFITPDAGGDDLFAHVSVIMGSEPLQKGDRVRYAVRQSDRGPQADRIERL, encoded by the coding sequence ATGCCGCAAGGGACCGTCCGTTGGTTCGACGCCGAACGTGGTTTCGGCTTCCTCGCGCCCGAGGACGGCTCGCCGGACGTGTTCGTGCACGCCTCCGAGATCGTCGAGGACGGCGGCGCGAAAGTGCTCCGCGAGGGTCAGGCCGTGGTGTTCGAGGTCGGCGAGAACGACCGCGGGCCCCAGGCGCTGCGCGTTCGTGTCACCGCCGATGCGGCCACCGGCAGCGCCGTGGGCCTGCTCGGCACCGTCAACTGGTACGAGCCGGGCAAGGGGTACGGCTTCGCGTCGCCGGACGGCGGCGGCGCCGACATCTTCGTGCACAGCTCCGCCATCGTGACCGGCGGCGTGGTCACCGAGGGGCAGCGGGTGGCATTCCTGATCGTCGAAGGCGAGCGCGGCCCGCAGGCCGGGCACGTGATCCCGCTGGGAGCAGGGGCCGGCTCACCCGCTGCGGCTGGTATCTCGGACGGTGCCGACGGCACGGTGGCCTGGTACGACGAGGACAAGGGCTTCGGTTTCATCAACCCCGACTCCGGCGCCGGGGACATCTTCGTTCACGCCCAGGCCCTGGCCGAGGGGCTGACGTGGCTCGCGGAGGGCGACCGCGTCGCCTACGAGGTGGCTAGTGGGGACAAGGGCCCGCAGGCCCGCGACGTGCACCTGGTCCGGAGCGCCGAGCCCCAGACGGCGCCGCGGCGGTCGGCACCTGCCGCGGCCGCAGGGCCGGCCGCGCGGGACGTGCCCGTACGAGGCGGCGAGGGCGTCGTCGCGCGCTACGACGGCGACCGCGGCTTCGGCTTCATCACCCCGGACGCAGGCGGCGACGATCTCTTCGCCCACGTGTCCGTGATCATGGGGTCGGAGCCGCTGCAGAAGGGTGACCGGGTCCGGTACGCGGTGCGTCAGAGCGACCGGGGCCCGCAGGCCGACCGCATCGAACGCCTCTGA
- a CDS encoding SRPBCC family protein, with amino-acid sequence MTTIEKSVDVRVPVTTAYNQWTQFESFPGFMEGVEKIDQLDATRTHWRTKIGGVVREFDAEITEQVPDERIAWRSVDGPDQAGVVTFHRIDDITTRVHLQMDYDPETLTEKAGTLLGIVEGRIKGDLDRFKEFIENRGDETGAWRGEVPRAPQAGETASPGSRGESLR; translated from the coding sequence GTGACGACGATCGAGAAGTCTGTCGACGTGCGGGTCCCGGTCACGACCGCGTACAACCAGTGGACCCAGTTCGAGTCGTTCCCGGGGTTCATGGAGGGCGTCGAGAAGATCGACCAGCTCGACGCCACCCGCACCCACTGGCGAACGAAGATCGGTGGCGTCGTGCGTGAGTTCGACGCCGAGATCACCGAGCAGGTGCCGGACGAGCGGATCGCGTGGCGTTCGGTCGACGGACCCGACCAGGCCGGGGTGGTGACCTTTCACCGCATCGACGACATCACGACGCGCGTGCACTTGCAGATGGACTACGACCCCGAGACGTTGACCGAGAAGGCCGGCACCCTGCTGGGCATCGTCGAAGGGCGCATCAAGGGCGACCTCGACCGGTTCAAGGAGTTCATCGAGAACCGCGGTGACGAGACCGGCGCGTGGCGCGGTGAAGTACCCCGCGCGCCGCAGGCCGGCGAGACCGCTTCCCCTGGGTCACGGGGTGAATCACTGCGCTGA
- a CDS encoding integrase core domain-containing protein yields the protein MLGITIAASTVWQILKDAGIDPAPERTTTTWSAFLHSQASALLACDFFETTTLNGTRLYVLAVIEHASRRIRILGATTHPTASWVTQAARNLVMDLEDEGRHVRFLIRDRDGKFPALFDDVLADADIQVVLSGVRIPRMNAIMERWIRSCRHELLDRTLIRNQQHLLHALRHYEHFYNTHRPHQGIANARPLQPLPQPATDQATITHLDIRRRPRLGGILNEYHHAA from the coding sequence GTGCTCGGCATCACGATCGCCGCATCCACCGTCTGGCAGATCCTCAAAGACGCCGGAATCGACCCGGCACCCGAACGCACCACGACGACCTGGTCGGCCTTCCTCCACTCGCAGGCCAGCGCCCTGCTGGCCTGCGACTTCTTCGAGACCACCACCCTGAACGGCACCCGCCTGTACGTACTCGCGGTCATCGAGCACGCCAGCCGCCGGATCCGCATCCTGGGTGCCACCACCCACCCGACCGCCTCCTGGGTCACCCAGGCCGCCAGGAACCTCGTCATGGACCTCGAAGACGAGGGCCGACACGTGCGGTTCCTGATCCGCGACCGGGACGGGAAGTTCCCAGCCCTGTTCGACGACGTCCTCGCCGACGCGGACATCCAGGTCGTCCTCAGCGGAGTCCGCATCCCGCGGATGAACGCGATCATGGAACGCTGGATCCGCAGCTGCCGCCACGAACTCCTCGACCGAACCCTCATCCGGAACCAACAGCACCTACTCCACGCACTACGCCACTACGAGCACTTCTACAACACCCACCGACCCCACCAAGGCATCGCCAACGCCCGACCATTGCAGCCGCTGCCACAACCGGCCACCGATCAAGCAACCATCACCCACCTCGACATCCGCCGACGACCGCGACTGGGCGGAATCCTCAACGAGTACCACCACGCCGCCTGA
- a CDS encoding helix-turn-helix domain-containing protein has product MDYPYGDRLFAITSSSSVSGDVSEPVAPQSETSPETEVVAAPARLLHTPAEAARLLAVRQSWLRRMAGRREIACTFVGKHLRFSDADLRSIVQRGSRPARGDRATGHENHDPHLRRRVA; this is encoded by the coding sequence GTGGACTACCCCTACGGTGATCGCCTGTTCGCCATTACCTCTTCATCTTCGGTGTCCGGCGACGTGTCCGAACCGGTGGCACCGCAGTCGGAGACCTCGCCCGAGACCGAGGTCGTCGCGGCCCCGGCCAGGCTGTTGCACACCCCCGCCGAGGCCGCCCGGCTGTTGGCGGTGCGGCAGTCGTGGCTGCGTCGGATGGCGGGACGGCGCGAGATCGCGTGCACGTTCGTGGGCAAGCACCTGCGGTTCTCCGACGCGGACCTGCGTTCCATCGTCCAACGGGGATCCCGACCCGCCCGAGGGGACCGCGCGACCGGGCACGAAAACCACGACCCGCATCTACGGCGCAGGGTGGCCTGA